In Larimichthys crocea isolate SSNF chromosome XXII, L_crocea_2.0, whole genome shotgun sequence, the genomic stretch TGACGATGATCCTGCACACGTCTCTGCTGTAGAAAGGTTTGGTAGTCGGACAACAATCCCATTAGAGGCCGCATCTAAAATGCCTGACCACCCACTTCCATTCCTCTCAGTTTATTAAGTTTGGCCTCACTGAACGTTGTTAGAGTTGATTCTCACCCGGCATTTCCTCTGGGACCCTTCTGCTTGTAATCTGAGTACTTTAAAAGTCTTTGACGCTGTTTGATTATTTATagcattgtttttattctttagtCTGTTCTAAGTTCAGTCTCAAATCCTCTTTAGGTTGCTATTAAAGTGTGACGTGACACCTTTCCTCTTCGTGTCTTTGTCCCTACAAAGTTGGAACACAGTAAACCCTTTCTCCATCCGTCCCGTCACGTACAGACTTTGCGGCGCTGCTACAGCCGCGTGAAGGAGCACGGCATCGGCAAAAGGAAGAGCAGCTACACCATTGAGCAGCTGGAGAAGGTGTTCGGTCAGGGAGGCTGGGACTCCCAGAGCTGTGCCCCGGTGCTGATCAACAGCAGCGGGCTGTATCAGGAGATGGAGTCCGACGGCAGCACCCTGGAAGACTTCTCTCAGGAGGACTGGTGCAACCAGGTGCTGGACTCGGCCTTCCAGGAGGGAGACATGGAGACTGGTGAGCGTGTTAGCAAGCAGAGGACAGATAGACACAATGAAAGACACAGAAATAACATGTCTgaactaatgtgtgtgtgtttgtgtcctctcTCTAGAAGAAATCCAGGTGCCTAAAAACAGAGCTCTGCAGATCCAAGCAGAGCTGTCGGAACAAACTCAGTAAGTCGACTCGAACAAAGGACAAGACTTCACTTTGTAAAGTGAATATGCTGGATATGAAACTTTGTGTTCTGAATTAACTTAATTATTGCAAATTACTGTTAAAGAGCCAATGATGTGATACGTCAGACTTCACCCTGAATGGGACGGACTGTCTCCGACGATCTTGCCTTTGCAGAAACATAAATTAGAGCATGTTCATAGGACATAGGTTCCATTTTGGTAATTCCTCAAATCTGTATCCATGTGCAGTGTCCTGTTGTGATACTACCACTAGGAGTCGCCAAATCCTACACATGCTCCAAATCACTTGTTGGTGttcttgtgttttaaaattGGACCTATACATTCTGAAATGTATCACAAGACACAGATCGATCATTTTGTAGAGGTGCTGATGCACAGATATTACCAGGGGCTGCTATATCTCAAAAACTGGGCTCTTATATCCATCTGATGCCAAACAGAAATGAAGGTATCAGAAATATTTTAAGGCTACCAAGGTTCCTTTTACCTGTTTCGTCAGTTGTAGCACATTCTATCATGGAAAATGTTGCGTTATTAGTTTGTCATTATTCTGTATCTCTGCAGAAAAAGGGACATGATGCAGACTGTGATGCGCATCCTCGAGTCGGTGCAGCTGAAGTGGGAGCACTTCCAGACGTGGACCGAGTTCTCGCGGCTGCACCTCTCCAACAAGCTGGCCATCTTCGGCGTGGGCTACAACACGCGCTGGCGCGAGGACGTGCGTTACCACTACGCCGAAATCAGCTCGCAGGTGCCGCTGGGCAAGCGGCTCCGCGAGTACTTCAACCCGGAGAAGCCGGAAGGGCGCATCATCATGaccaaagtccagaagatgaaCTGGAAGAATGTCTACTACAAGTTCCTGGACATTACCATCAGTGAGGCGCGCTGTCTGGAGCTGCACATGGAGGTGGACTGGATCCCCGTATCCCAGTCCAGGGCAGCTGGCTGCAGCAGAGGCACATCCCACTACCTCCTTCCTGCAGACATCCCCAAGGCGTACGGACTGTACGCCATTGGGTACGAGGCGCTGTCGTCCTCTAGCGACCCCGCTCAGACCTCTCCCCAAGGTGATAGTGAAGACCATAGCTTACCTCAGTGCGAGTTAGAGAACGGGTCACAGGCTGACGGAGAAGGTGCAGGGAAAGGTGACAGAACTGGGGTTAAAGTTACGTACTGCTATCTAGGCATAGCTGAGGACAGGACCATACAGCAGTGTCTCTTCCAGCACTTTCAGGGCTCCGGCAAACACTACGTCCACAGCGAGTCCTCCGCCGTGACGCGTTTGCTGCAGGAGAACTGCCGCGTCGCAGCCGCTGCTGCCGCCACGAGTCAGGACGGCGAGGCAGGTGAAGACTCTTCTCAGCGTTTTGCCATTTACATAAAATTCATCGAGGTGGAGCTGGACTTCCTCTCAGCAGGCTCCCTGGTGGAGTGCCTGGAAACCGCTGTCGGTTATCCcttaaaatacaacaacaagGAAACATCGTAACTACTCTGTGTTTCAGAATTGTATTGACTAAAGATGATAAGTGTTACGGCCAGTCAGGCGACATGAAAGGTGACCAATTCTGTCTCTTATGAAGAGTCTGGCAGATCTTTGCAGCCTTCACAGAACTGATTTTCATTAGAAGTCTAAAAAGAATGACTATGCACAATATGGCAAATGTATTGTGTAGAAATATGGGCTGAAGTATTACAGAGCTGCAACATCCAAGAAGTATGTACTTATTATTTTAGGCTAATGTGCACTACAAAGGTTTCTGCTGCTTGTTTAGTGTAGATAATTATTGCCTCATCAGGGAGTGTTGGGGGGGGTTTGGCAAGGTGACTACTGCAGTATGCATTTGTCTACCTCAGTAGGATGTAGCAAACAAAGCAGCGAGGGGACCataacatgtatttattgtaaaactGCCTTTTTACTTTTGACTGTTGGAAGTCTGGACCTGAATTCACGAAGCATCGAAGAGCAAACGGCTGATTCATGCCTTATGTTTTTGCACATGTGAGCGGGGTCGCTGCAGCTAGGGATGCTTCCACGCATCTCCAGtaagagaagaaaagcaaaaaaaattgaaaatgtaGTATTTGCCAGTGCTGCACAGATGGCTACTGGCCATTATGGGATATCTGTTTATCCAGCAGTGTGAACATTGGGTGCACTTCAAAACCCGAGCGGCCGGGTTGGAGCGTGGTTTCCTCTCCGCTCTGTGCGGCAGGTCAACGAAATACCACGAGTACAAACAACGTCGTAAATGATTTTTCACACTGTCTAAGTGGaaaatgttctgcagtgtcTTTGCAGCACTTAAAGGccgtaaaatataaaatgaaataaagtttatCAGAGCATTTCTACCCCCTGCTGACAGCTTCAGTGTCATACCTGCTGTGGTAAGACCAAATGGAGCATTTCAAGCTCTCTTGCATTGTCTTTTATAGCTCTAAGGCACGTTCAAACAATTGACCAGGCTGGTGCAATTCAGAGTTTTGCTTTTGCACAAGCAAAATCTGTTGCACCCAACGCTGAATGTTGGCTTTGTTAGATATTCTGAAGTCCAAAAATGATAAATTCCTGATGTTACACTggataaatatacagtgtacaTTGGGGGCCAGTACTTTGGAGCATCTCTAGCTGCAGCTGTGGGGTTGTGGGACTTATTAGACCGACATAACACATAATCGTGCCAGTGGTTGTGATAATCTTCTTACAGGTGTAAACCAGGCCACAGGGCAAAAGGAATTCCAGTAAGACTGTAAGCTGCAGAGTTCAACTCATCCCCGATCAACAATCAAACTGAATTCTTGATGAACATGATTCCTGAGGTTATGTGCAATGTGCCAGGAAAAGGACTGTGTGGAGGAGAATCAAACAGAAGTCCATAATGAATCTATGTATAGGAAATCTAccttatatatctataatatataaatatatttaagaaTATTGATGTTCTTGAGCATTCCGGCTTTTGCAGACTTGCAACGTTCATTTGTTTgggtatacagtatataaagatgaatatgatattttctattttattggTTGACACCATGTCTTGTATGTGATCGTTTGGAAGTCACTGTCttgtatgtttacatgtttgaaaaaacaataaatgggGCACTCACTGTCATTTGCCACACAGTGAAAAATGGTTTGTGTCTGTTCGTCTGAGCTGTGGATGACGTCAGATGgcgcatgtgtgcatgtgtaggaTACGTCGAGATTAACCAAGTTTACAGACTGTTTGGAAGGAGAAGTCTGTGTTCAGGTCTGCTGACATCGCTCTGGCTCTTGGTGTACAGATGTCAGTCATCTTATTTCTTCTCTAGTGACTGGGACATTCCTCCTAGAGtgagtgaatttccccgtgtgggatcattaaactGTTGTAATCACGTCGGTAATAAAATGGTGAACACGgtaagtcaactttattatcaatgcttccatatgtacaggacatacagagaattgaaactgtgtttccctcttatcccagtgcaaacagcaataaacacgaaatataaaatataagtaaaagatgtaaaaaataaaataaaaatatatacaagctaaaagacatccaagaaaagacagtggcaaatctggaagatataaatagtataaaaatatggcacagtataaacagaattatcagtataaatataaacgGCAGTATGGACAGTGAGATCtatcaaaatgaaatatgtatacaGAGTATACATTACACCTCTTGCATATTAGCATGGTGGCATCATTTTTTGTTGCTCATTTAATAACGTACTTTAAAAGATCACTGTGATTATGTGGTTTGTAATTTCAGTGAAACATGTAATTCACCCGCAGAGCCAGAAGATGGCCTCAGACAGCtactggttaaaaaaaa encodes the following:
- the msantd2 gene encoding myb/SANT-like DNA-binding domain-containing protein 2, encoding MAASSTAEHSPEISAPLKIPKTEAPSPESEDLSDSNQYHSNPSTPNRFSPLNVGSGTAGRTAASSSNSFTACRGMSWTPSETNALIAVWGNERLTEARMQQLEVAGTVFSGKAPGPAMYERVSRALSELGYERTPSQCRERMKTLRRCYSRVKEHGIGKRKSSYTIEQLEKVFGQGGWDSQSCAPVLINSSGLYQEMESDGSTLEDFSQEDWCNQVLDSAFQEGDMETEEIQVPKNRALQIQAELSEQTQKRDMMQTVMRILESVQLKWEHFQTWTEFSRLHLSNKLAIFGVGYNTRWREDVRYHYAEISSQVPLGKRLREYFNPEKPEGRIIMTKVQKMNWKNVYYKFLDITISEARCLELHMEVDWIPVSQSRAAGCSRGTSHYLLPADIPKAYGLYAIGYEALSSSSDPAQTSPQGDSEDHSLPQCELENGSQADGEGAGKGDRTGVKVTYCYLGIAEDRTIQQCLFQHFQGSGKHYVHSESSAVTRLLQENCRVAAAAAATSQDGEAGEDSSQRFAIYIKFIEVELDFLSAGSLVECLETAVGYPLKYNNKETS